CTGGGCGGGCCTCAGTCTGTTCAGCACCGGCCCGACGGCCGCCGTGGGCTTCGCCGTCTCCGAGACGGCCGGTCGCTGGGCCACGCTGACGAAACTCGTCCGCAACTGCTTCATCGGCGTCCTGGCCATCGGCTACGCGCTTCGGAACGCGACGGCCGATGCCGACTCCGTCTCGCCCACCGAGGTCTGGACGCGGTTCCCCAAGTTCCTCATCGGGTTCCTGGTCGTGCTCGTCGTCGCGAACCTCGGCGTCCTCTCGCAGGGGGCGCTGTCCTCGATCGAGCGCACGACCGACTGGCTGTTCATCATCGCCTTCGTCGGCCTCGGGTTCGACATCGAGTTCCACCGGCTCCGCGCGGCGGGCCTCCGCCCGGTCGCCCTCGTCCTCGTCCACCTGACGACGGTCAGCGTCCTGACCTACACCGCGGTCACGCTCCTGTTCTGACTCGTCGGGGTCCCGACGTGTCACGCCTCCGAGGGCAGGGGGGAAAGCATTAATATTGGGGGCTCATTCCCCCACCTGTATGGCAGACAGATACCTACAAGTCGTCGAACCGTCGGACAACGTCGCGACGGCGCTCCGTGAACTGGAGGCAGGCGAGACAGTCACGGTCGCCGTCGGCGACGAGGAACGAACAATCGAGGTACAGGAGGACGTCATCTTCGGACACAAGATCGCCGTCGAGGACATCGCGTCGGGCGAGACCATCACGAAGTACGGGAAGAGCATCGGCAACGCGACCGAGGACATCCCAGCTGGCACGTGGGTCCACGTCCAGAACGTCGAGAGCAACTACGGCCGGGGCGACCTCGCCGGCGACAAAGAAACAGCGGCAGTGAGTGAGTAATCATGAGCGAATTCCTTGGATACGAACGGGACGATGGGAGTGTCGGCATTCGAAACCACGTTGCGATTATCTCCACAGCACCCTACGCCAACGACACGGTCAAGCGCGCTGCGGATATCATCGACGGGGCGGTCCCCATCACCCATCCGCTGGGCCGCTGTCAGACCAAGCCCGACGTGTTCCAGACCTACCGGACGCTGCTGGGCTACGGGACACACCCGAACGTCTACGGCACCGTCGTCGTCGCCCACGCCGGCGAGATCGTCGACGGTGACGAGCTGGCCGCGGACGTCGCCGAGACCGGTCGCCCGAGCGACTCGGTCAACATCCACGCCGAGAAAGGCGTCATGAACGCACTGAAGCGCACCGTGGACTCCGCGCGTGACATGGTTCAGGAAGCCAGCGCCCAGCGCCGCGTCCCCGCGGACATGTCGAACCTCACCTTCGGTATCAACTGCGCGACGTCGGACACGACGAGCGGTCTCTGTCAGCACAAGGCGACGGCCCGAGCGGTCTGGCGGCTCATCGACGAGCACGGCGGCCGGGGCTGTTTCGCCGAGACGCCGGAGTTCTTCGGCGGCGAGAACGAGCTCTCCGAGCGGGCGGTCAACGACGAGGTTCGAGACGAGATTCTCGAACGCGTCGACAACTGGGACAAGCGACTGCAGGCGACGGGTTACGACGTCCGCGGTGCCCAGCCGACGCCGGACAACATGGACGGCGGACTCACCACCATCGAGGAGAAGTCGCTGGGTGCGCTGGTGAAATCCGGCGACGGTCCGATTCAGGACATCATCGACTACGGCGCGAAGATCCCTGACGACTCGGGGATGTACATCATGGACACGCCGGGCCACGGTGCCGAGTCCGTGACCGGCATCGGCGCGGGCGGCGCCCACTTCATGGTCATCTCGACGGGCCAGGGCCACACGCTGTCGAACGCCATCATGCCGACCATCAAGATCACCGGGAACCCCGGCAGCGCCGAGCGCGTCCCCGAACAGACCGACGTCGACGTCAGCGAGGCGCTCGTCGGTGACGAGACCTTCGACTGGGCCGGCGACCAGCTGTGGGACGAGATCGAGAAGGTCGTCAACGGTCAGGTGACGCTGAGCGAGGCGATGGGCGAGAGTCAGTTCGCCATCCACCGCATCGGCCCCTCGACGTAATGGAGATCGGCCGGCAACGGGCCGTCGACGTTGCCACGCAGGCGTTTCGCGCACACGGGATCACTGCGCCCGACGCGGTTCAGACGGCCGAGGTCCTTGTGAGTGCCGACGCCAGGGGCAAACACTCCCACGGCTTGCTCCGGCTCCCCCGGTTCGTCCGTGGCATCGAGCACGGGAACGTCGACCCCGACGGTACCATCGCCGTCGCGAGCGAGCGCGGCGGGGCGGCGACCATCAGCGGCGGGTCGCGCCTGGGGCCGGCCGTCGCGAGCACAGCGACGGCCGAGGCGATGGACCGCGCCGAGAATCACGGCGTCGGCGCGGTCGGCGTCCGCGACTCGAACCATCTCGGGATGCTGGGCTACTACACCGACCAGCTCCAGCAGGCGGGCTATGTCGGCATCGCGATGACGAACACCGAACCGGCGATGCCCCCCTACGGCGGCGCCGAACCAGTGCTGGGGACCAATCCCATCGCCATCGGCCTGCCGACCGACCCGGTGTTCAACCTCGACATGTCCACGTCGGCCATCGCTCGTGGGACGGTCTTCCAAGAGCAGGAGACCGGCGGCGAGCTCCCCGAGGGCGTCGCGCTCGACGCCGACGGACAGCCGACGACCGACCCGGCGGCCGCCCTGGACGGGACGATGCTCCCCTTCGGCGGCCCGAAGGGGTCGGGCCTGGCCGTCGCTGTGGAGGTCCTGGCCGGCGGCCTCGTCGGTGCGTCGATGGGCGAGGCCGTCACCGGCACCTACCATACCGAAGACCCTTGCACCAAGGGCGACCTCTTTCTCGCCATCGACCCCGACGCACTGGGCGTGTCGGACTTCGCCGACCGGGCGAGCTCGTTCCTCACCACGTTGACGAACGGTGCACCCGCCGCACACGCTGACGAGATCCGCCTCCCCGGACAGCGCTCAGTCGAGCGCGACCGGAACGCGACCACTGTGACGGTTGCGGACGACCTCTGGGCCGAAGCCCAAGCACTCGCTACCGACGACTGACACCTTTCGATGTCGGTGCTCCCACTGTCGCGCACCTGTGACTCTCCACCGCGATTCGACCGAGTATCGCGACACACAGATGTAATCCGGTCATTTGCATTAGAATATCTCTATTTACTCGGATTCTAGTTCTAAAATACGCCTCTAGGTTCGAACAGGACTGGTTCTATGCTGCTATATTCGCATACGTATCTATACTTAAAACTCGAAAGGAGAAAGGTCGAGAATCGAGTCATACTACGACGTTTTTGTTTCCATGCTCTCCAGTCTGATTTGCTGTCCGCGACGGCCCACGCACGACCGGGAACGCCAGAGGGACTCACAGCGACCGGCGCGTGGCAGCCGAGTCAGAACACCGCGGTCCACAACAGTATTAGCCGCAGCGACCGCTAGTGGTGGTGACTGCGGCGAGATGTCCACTACACGCACCAGACTCTCTCTGGCCGGAATCGTCTTCACCGTCCTCTTTGCGCAGGTGCTCCTCTACCCCGGCGTCGACGTCCTCGTCACGGCCTTCGGCGCCGACACGCCGCTGAACGCGAGCATGTGGTTCCTCGCCGCGGAGTTCGGGGCGTTCGTCGCCTTCGCCGGCGTCTGGGGCGCGGCGAGCGACGCGGCCGGGCGACGCGTCCCCTTCGTCATCGCGGCGGCGCTGGGCGGGGTCGTCGGCTACGTCGCCCTCGCAACGCTGCCCGCGCAGTTCGCCCTCCCGTTCGAGGCTATCCTCTTCCTGCGGGCTTTCCAGGGTGCGACGACCATCGGTGCGTTCTCGCTCGCGATGACTATGCTGATGGACCTCGAGGGCGGTCACGGCCGGAACATGGGTGCGGCGGGTATCGCCATCGGTGCCGGCACCGCACTGGGTGCGCCCGTCGGCGGCCAGCTCTTCGGCCTGGGGCCGTTCGTTCCCCTGTACGCCGCTGCGCTCCTGCTGTTGTTCGTCGCGCTCGTGGCGTGGACCGTTCCGGACGGCGCCCCGGCACAGAACCGCGATTCTGTCACTCGCGCGGTCTCTGCCGG
This DNA window, taken from Haloarcula ordinaria, encodes the following:
- a CDS encoding UxaA family hydrolase; protein product: MADRYLQVVEPSDNVATALRELEAGETVTVAVGDEERTIEVQEDVIFGHKIAVEDIASGETITKYGKSIGNATEDIPAGTWVHVQNVESNYGRGDLAGDKETAAVSE
- a CDS encoding UxaA family hydrolase — its product is MSEFLGYERDDGSVGIRNHVAIISTAPYANDTVKRAADIIDGAVPITHPLGRCQTKPDVFQTYRTLLGYGTHPNVYGTVVVAHAGEIVDGDELAADVAETGRPSDSVNIHAEKGVMNALKRTVDSARDMVQEASAQRRVPADMSNLTFGINCATSDTTSGLCQHKATARAVWRLIDEHGGRGCFAETPEFFGGENELSERAVNDEVRDEILERVDNWDKRLQATGYDVRGAQPTPDNMDGGLTTIEEKSLGALVKSGDGPIQDIIDYGAKIPDDSGMYIMDTPGHGAESVTGIGAGGAHFMVISTGQGHTLSNAIMPTIKITGNPGSAERVPEQTDVDVSEALVGDETFDWAGDQLWDEIEKVVNGQVTLSEAMGESQFAIHRIGPST
- a CDS encoding Ldh family oxidoreductase, encoding MEIGRQRAVDVATQAFRAHGITAPDAVQTAEVLVSADARGKHSHGLLRLPRFVRGIEHGNVDPDGTIAVASERGGAATISGGSRLGPAVASTATAEAMDRAENHGVGAVGVRDSNHLGMLGYYTDQLQQAGYVGIAMTNTEPAMPPYGGAEPVLGTNPIAIGLPTDPVFNLDMSTSAIARGTVFQEQETGGELPEGVALDADGQPTTDPAAALDGTMLPFGGPKGSGLAVAVEVLAGGLVGASMGEAVTGTYHTEDPCTKGDLFLAIDPDALGVSDFADRASSFLTTLTNGAPAAHADEIRLPGQRSVERDRNATTVTVADDLWAEAQALATDD
- a CDS encoding MFS transporter, with product MSTTRTRLSLAGIVFTVLFAQVLLYPGVDVLVTAFGADTPLNASMWFLAAEFGAFVAFAGVWGAASDAAGRRVPFVIAAALGGVVGYVALATLPAQFALPFEAILFLRAFQGATTIGAFSLAMTMLMDLEGGHGRNMGAAGIAIGAGTALGAPVGGQLFGLGPFVPLYAAALLLLFVALVAWTVPDGAPAQNRDSVTRAVSAGVRETPALTLPYAFGFIDRLTAGFFALVGTLYFRTVFELSPAATGLLLALFFAPFGLLQYPFGVLSDRIGRTVPIVAGSALYGLGVVAVGYAPTVELVAVAMVAVGVLGALMAPATMALVTDLASPSGRGVAMAGFNAFGSLGFLVGILLGGTVAGTFGYLTAFVVIGLLELGLALMTVPVFLRLDADRKAVFTR